One window of the Candidatus Jettenia sp. genome contains the following:
- the holA gene encoding DNA polymerase III subunit delta, whose product MDIHQCKDKIFPIYVVFGDEEFFIRETLSSLKAHLLKDTDPTISLVEFKGDEVAGGIIFDELRTMPFFASRNKVVIVEEADSFVEKNKQVLERYVQAPASHSQLILVCDKWDKRIKLATLVDKAGILVECKKLKDHQLPNWIITRTKQYKKTVTTKAAQMVAENVGNNLAILDKHIEKLSIYLGDRTAIDEKDVEALVGIDRNRTIFELTDAVAQRNVTLALKTLSQMLIHGEDSVKIISLLAWQMKRLWRAKQMLNKGENESKVTSELQVIPFFAKRFFEQVKIFTEEDLTKKYALLLEADVKSKTSSFSMQLLLELLVYKLCV is encoded by the coding sequence ATGGATATTCACCAGTGTAAAGATAAGATTTTTCCGATATATGTAGTTTTTGGAGATGAAGAGTTTTTTATTCGTGAGACGCTTTCGTCATTAAAAGCTCATCTGCTCAAGGATACCGATCCTACTATTTCTTTAGTTGAATTTAAAGGTGACGAAGTTGCTGGAGGGATAATATTTGATGAACTGCGGACCATGCCTTTTTTTGCAAGTAGGAATAAGGTAGTGATTGTAGAAGAGGCAGATAGTTTTGTTGAGAAAAACAAGCAGGTACTGGAAAGATATGTGCAGGCGCCTGCGAGTCATTCCCAGCTTATTCTTGTATGTGATAAATGGGATAAGAGAATAAAATTGGCAACCCTTGTTGATAAGGCCGGGATTCTGGTCGAATGTAAAAAATTAAAGGATCATCAATTGCCAAACTGGATAATTACTCGCACGAAACAGTACAAAAAAACAGTTACTACCAAAGCGGCTCAAATGGTAGCCGAGAATGTAGGTAATAATTTAGCCATCCTGGATAAGCATATTGAGAAGTTATCTATTTATCTTGGCGATAGAACAGCGATTGATGAAAAGGATGTGGAAGCCCTTGTTGGCATTGATAGAAACCGAACGATATTTGAGCTAACCGATGCTGTTGCACAGAGAAATGTAACATTAGCTTTGAAAACCCTTAGTCAAATGCTGATACACGGGGAAGATTCAGTAAAGATCATTAGTTTGCTGGCGTGGCAAATGAAACGGTTGTGGAGGGCTAAGCAGATGTTAAATAAGGGAGAAAATGAATCAAAAGTTACCTCAGAATTACAAGTGATCCCATTCTTCGCAAAGCGTTTTTTTGAACAGGTCAAGATTTTTACCGAGGAAGATCTCACAAAAAAGTATGCCCTCTTGTTGGAAGCTGATGTGAAGAGTAAGACAAGCTCCTTTAGTATGCAACTACTCTTAGAATTGCTGGTATATAAATTATGTGTTTAA
- the fsa gene encoding fructose-6-phosphate aldolase, giving the protein MKFFIDTADVKEIREAHSLGILDGVTTNPSLIAKTGRPFRETIEEICSIVDGPVSAEVVSFDTEGMLKEARELAKIADNVVVKIPLIKNGLKAVKKLAEEGIKTNVTLCFSANQALLAAKAGGSYISPFVGRLDDRGQVGMELIQEIRTIYDNYNFPTEIIVASIRNPVHVRDAALMGADIATIPFHVFDLLVQHPLTDDGVKRFLADWEKVPKK; this is encoded by the coding sequence ATGAAGTTTTTTATTGATACGGCGGATGTGAAAGAGATTCGAGAGGCACATAGTCTGGGTATACTGGATGGGGTAACGACAAATCCCAGCTTAATAGCCAAGACAGGCCGGCCTTTTCGCGAAACGATTGAAGAGATTTGCTCTATTGTGGATGGACCGGTCAGTGCTGAGGTCGTAAGCTTCGATACAGAAGGTATGCTCAAGGAGGCGAGGGAATTGGCAAAGATTGCGGATAATGTTGTGGTAAAGATTCCCTTAATAAAAAACGGATTAAAAGCGGTAAAAAAATTGGCGGAAGAGGGAATTAAAACGAACGTGACCCTCTGCTTTTCTGCCAATCAGGCGCTTTTAGCAGCGAAGGCCGGTGGCAGTTACATCAGTCCTTTTGTTGGAAGATTGGATGATAGGGGGCAGGTGGGCATGGAACTTATTCAGGAGATCCGTACTATATATGATAATTATAATTTCCCTACAGAAATTATTGTTGCCAGTATCCGTAATCCTGTTCATGTACGTGATGCAGCGTTAATGGGTGCGGATATTGCCACGATTCCTTTTCATGTATTTGATTTGCTTGTTCAACATCCGCTTACGGATGACGGCGTTAAGCGGTTCCTGGCAGATTGGGAAAAAGTGCCAAAAAAATAA